In a single window of the Streptomyces sp. NBC_00353 genome:
- a CDS encoding ATP-binding protein: MSIWWSLHLRREAASVPLARRFLLGTMESAGVDPDISFDLSLALSEACANAVEHGGEQRGADDRVAPGDCDPWDAWDSWSEQSGTASGQYWVTAYLDGEKCRIEVADSGPGFPARRVLRTAEQPHAHQPPAHHPQQLPPLSAEDGRGLCLIEQLADHVHFANRPGRGAVVSFDKVLKWREGALLMVS; this comes from the coding sequence ATGAGCATCTGGTGGTCACTCCATTTGCGGCGCGAAGCTGCGAGCGTTCCGCTCGCCCGTCGCTTCCTGCTCGGCACCATGGAGTCCGCGGGCGTGGATCCGGACATCTCCTTCGACCTGTCGCTCGCGCTCAGCGAAGCCTGTGCGAACGCCGTCGAGCACGGCGGGGAGCAGCGGGGCGCCGACGACCGCGTCGCCCCCGGGGACTGCGACCCATGGGACGCGTGGGACTCCTGGAGCGAGCAGTCCGGTACGGCCTCCGGGCAGTACTGGGTCACCGCATATCTGGACGGTGAGAAATGCCGTATCGAAGTCGCCGACTCGGGGCCCGGCTTCCCCGCGCGGCGTGTGCTTCGCACTGCCGAACAGCCGCATGCGCATCAACCGCCCGCGCACCATCCGCAGCAGCTTCCGCCGCTCAGTGCCGAGGACGGCCGAGGACTCTGCCTCATCGAACAGCTCGCCGACCACGTCCACTTCGCCAACCGCCCGGGGCGTGGTGCGGTGGTGAGCTTCGACAAGGTCCTGAAATGGCGGGAGGGCGCCCTGCTCATGGTGTCCTGA